In one window of Sphingomonas glaciei DNA:
- a CDS encoding alpha/beta fold hydrolase, with protein MSDITTHHWTASDGVDLVWHETGAGRPLILVHGLFSDAAMNWIKFGHAARLAAAGFRVIMPDLRAHGASGKPHDAALYPKGVLGRDLVELVAQLGLSNYDLGGFSLGSRTVVQGVGQGLAPRRAILSGMGLEGLMGWKQRHAFFIEAFEKFDAAVRGDRHWFAIQFMKSQKVDRVATRLLLESNSPVDEAMLATFAMPTLVLCGADDHDNGSAQALAEALPDATYVEIPGTHTTSVTQKSLGEAIATFLTSP; from the coding sequence ATGAGCGATATCACCACCCACCACTGGACCGCCTCCGACGGCGTCGACCTTGTCTGGCACGAGACCGGTGCCGGCCGCCCGCTGATCCTGGTACACGGGCTGTTTTCCGATGCCGCGATGAACTGGATCAAGTTCGGTCATGCCGCCAGGCTTGCCGCCGCTGGCTTCAGGGTGATCATGCCCGATCTTCGTGCGCACGGAGCGAGCGGCAAGCCGCATGACGCTGCCCTCTATCCCAAGGGCGTGCTCGGCCGCGACCTGGTCGAGCTGGTCGCGCAGCTGGGCCTGAGCAACTACGATCTCGGCGGCTTCTCGCTCGGCTCGCGGACGGTAGTGCAGGGCGTGGGGCAGGGGCTTGCGCCCCGTCGCGCGATCCTGTCGGGCATGGGCCTGGAAGGGCTGATGGGGTGGAAGCAGCGCCATGCCTTTTTCATCGAAGCGTTCGAGAAGTTCGACGCGGCGGTGCGCGGCGACCGCCACTGGTTCGCGATCCAGTTCATGAAGAGCCAGAAGGTCGACCGCGTCGCCACCCGCCTGCTGCTCGAGAGCAATTCGCCGGTCGACGAGGCGATGCTGGCGACATTCGCGATGCCGACCCTGGTGCTGTGCGGGGCCGATGATCACGACAATGGCTCGGCCCAGGCGCTGGCCGAGGCCTTGCCCGATGCCACCTATGTCGAGATCCCGGGAACGCACACCACGTCGGTCACGCAAAAGTCGCTGGGAGAGGCGATAGCCACCTTCTTGACGTCTCCGTGA
- a CDS encoding M2 family metallopeptidase yields MSVDDGTAGGSTSAAVPMGSAEARTPEAARAFIARVEKDLFDLSTISSRAQWVNATYITDDTDALAAYFGTIGTEKGVAYAKEAAEFSKVQGLDPETARKLNILRGALVLAAPSTPGAAAELNTISTRLSSTYGKGRATLDGKTITGDVAEEAMGELRNPAKTAEVWTSWHTNVGRPMRADYSRMVEIANQGAKELGYADSGAMWRSGYDMSPEEFSAMYDRLWGELTPLYNQLHCYTRDRLNAKYGNSVQPKNGPIRADLLGNMWAQEWGNIYDVVAPKGAGDVGYDITDLLKAKKKTPTDMVRIGEGFYTSLGLAPLPESFWQRSQIVRPEGREVICHASAWDLDNKDDLRIKMCTKVNGDDFVTIHHELGHNYYQRAYNKQPYLYLNGANDGFHEAIGDFIALSVTPEYLVQIGLLDRNKVPDASKDTGLLLRQAMDKVAFLPFGLMVDKWRWGVFDGSIGPQQYEAGWNQLRLQYQGITPPTQRSEADFDPGAKYHIPASTPYARYFLARILQFQFYKAACDMAGWKGPLHRCSFYGNKQVGQRLNAMLEMGASKPWPDALEAFTGSREMSGKPMLEYFAPLQRWLEEQNKGKTCGWQQS; encoded by the coding sequence ATGTCCGTTGACGATGGGACTGCCGGAGGCTCGACCTCGGCTGCGGTTCCGATGGGGTCGGCGGAAGCCCGCACCCCTGAAGCCGCGCGGGCCTTTATCGCTCGCGTCGAGAAGGACCTGTTCGACCTGTCGACCATCTCGTCGCGGGCACAGTGGGTGAACGCCACCTACATCACCGACGACACCGACGCGCTGGCCGCTTATTTCGGCACCATCGGTACCGAAAAGGGCGTCGCCTACGCCAAGGAAGCGGCCGAATTTTCCAAGGTACAGGGCCTCGATCCCGAGACCGCCCGCAAGCTCAACATTCTGCGCGGCGCGCTGGTGCTGGCCGCGCCCTCGACGCCCGGCGCGGCGGCCGAGCTCAACACCATTTCAACCCGCCTGTCGTCGACCTACGGCAAGGGCCGCGCGACGCTGGACGGCAAGACCATCACCGGCGACGTCGCCGAGGAAGCGATGGGCGAGCTGCGCAATCCGGCCAAGACCGCCGAGGTGTGGACCAGCTGGCACACCAATGTCGGCCGCCCGATGCGCGCCGACTATTCCCGCATGGTCGAGATCGCGAATCAGGGCGCCAAGGAACTCGGCTATGCCGACAGCGGCGCGATGTGGCGGTCGGGCTACGACATGAGCCCCGAGGAATTTTCGGCCATGTACGACCGTTTGTGGGGCGAGCTGACCCCGCTCTACAACCAGCTCCACTGCTACACCCGCGACCGGCTGAACGCGAAATATGGCAACAGCGTCCAGCCCAAGAACGGCCCGATCCGCGCCGACCTCCTCGGCAACATGTGGGCGCAGGAATGGGGCAACATCTACGACGTGGTCGCGCCCAAGGGTGCGGGCGACGTTGGCTATGACATCACCGACCTGCTCAAGGCCAAGAAGAAGACCCCGACCGACATGGTCAGGATCGGTGAGGGCTTCTACACCTCGCTCGGCCTCGCCCCGCTGCCCGAGAGCTTCTGGCAGCGCAGCCAGATCGTCCGTCCGGAAGGCCGGGAAGTGATCTGCCACGCGTCGGCCTGGGATCTCGACAATAAGGACGACCTGCGCATCAAGATGTGCACCAAGGTCAATGGCGACGACTTCGTCACCATCCACCACGAGCTTGGTCATAACTACTACCAGCGCGCCTACAACAAGCAGCCGTATCTCTATTTGAATGGCGCCAATGACGGCTTCCACGAGGCGATCGGCGACTTCATCGCGCTGTCGGTGACGCCGGAATATCTGGTCCAGATAGGCTTGCTCGACCGCAACAAGGTGCCCGACGCGAGCAAGGACACAGGCCTGCTGCTGCGCCAGGCGATGGACAAGGTCGCCTTCCTGCCGTTCGGCCTGATGGTCGACAAGTGGCGCTGGGGCGTGTTCGACGGCTCGATCGGCCCGCAGCAATATGAAGCCGGCTGGAACCAGCTGCGGCTGCAATATCAGGGCATCACCCCGCCGACCCAGCGCAGCGAGGCCGACTTCGACCCGGGCGCGAAGTACCACATCCCGGCGAGCACGCCTTACGCGCGCTACTTCCTCGCCCGCATCCTCCAGTTCCAGTTCTACAAGGCGGCCTGCGACATGGCCGGCTGGAAGGGACCGCTCCACCGCTGCTCCTTCTACGGCAACAAGCAGGTCGGCCAGCGGCTGAACGCGATGCTGGAGATGGGCGCGAGCAAGCCGTGGCCCGACGCCCTCGAAGCCTTCACCGGCAGCCGCGAGATGAGCGGCAAGCCGATGCTGGAATATTTCGCCCCGCTGCAGCGCTGGCTGGAAGAGCAGAACAAGGGCAAGACGTGCGGCTGGCAGCAATCCTGA
- a CDS encoding SDR family oxidoreductase, which produces MAVSLKPLSDQVMVIVGGSSGIGLAAARRAAAAGAKVVLAARNGEALDEAVVAIRNKGGEASSLDLDIADEGAAERLLVHAIETFGRVDTWVNDAAAALYARVEDVTLEEHRRVFDVGYFGLVEASLVAAKYLRANGGAIINIGSVLSNRAIPLQGPYCAMKAAVMQFTDTLRMELERDGAPVSVTLIKPAAIDTMYPEHARNKLDKPARLPQPLYDAELVAKAICFAAQKQRRSLIVGGGGLALTTLAPALPRLADKGMELVGGEAMQTTDVPPAPGTADNLFEPRRDGRVEGNQEPFKRKTSLFLEAQMHPLATAAVLGSVAAGALFLWAKEENRDIGTAEAQRRIRAAGMS; this is translated from the coding sequence ATGGCCGTTTCCCTCAAACCTCTCTCCGACCAGGTGATGGTGATCGTCGGGGGATCGAGCGGGATCGGTCTCGCCGCGGCTCGCCGGGCCGCCGCCGCCGGGGCCAAGGTCGTGCTCGCCGCCCGCAACGGCGAAGCGCTTGACGAGGCGGTGGTCGCAATCCGCAACAAGGGCGGAGAGGCAAGCTCGCTCGATCTCGACATCGCCGACGAAGGCGCGGCCGAGCGCCTGCTGGTCCACGCGATCGAGACGTTCGGACGGGTCGACACCTGGGTCAACGATGCCGCCGCCGCCCTCTACGCCCGGGTCGAGGACGTCACCCTCGAAGAGCATCGCCGGGTCTTCGACGTCGGCTATTTCGGGCTGGTCGAAGCGAGCCTGGTCGCCGCCAAATATCTGCGAGCGAATGGCGGCGCGATCATCAACATCGGCTCGGTGCTGTCCAACCGCGCCATCCCCTTGCAGGGGCCCTATTGCGCGATGAAGGCGGCGGTGATGCAATTCACCGACACGCTGCGCATGGAGCTGGAGCGTGACGGCGCCCCGGTCAGCGTCACGCTGATCAAGCCGGCGGCGATCGACACCATGTATCCCGAACATGCCCGCAACAAGCTCGACAAGCCCGCCCGCCTGCCCCAGCCGCTGTACGATGCCGAACTGGTTGCCAAGGCGATCTGCTTCGCCGCGCAGAAGCAGCGGCGAAGCCTGATCGTCGGCGGCGGTGGGCTTGCCCTCACGACCCTTGCCCCAGCCCTTCCGCGCCTCGCCGACAAGGGCATGGAACTGGTCGGCGGCGAGGCGATGCAGACCACCGACGTCCCTCCCGCGCCGGGTACCGCCGACAATCTGTTCGAACCGCGTCGCGACGGCCGGGTCGAGGGCAATCAGGAGCCGTTCAAGCGCAAGACTTCGCTGTTCCTCGAAGCGCAGATGCATCCGCTCGCCACCGCTGCGGTCCTGGGCTCGGTCGCGGCGGGTGCGCTGTTCCTGTGGGCCAAGGAAGAAAACCGCGACATCGGCACTGCCGAAGCGCAGCGGCGGATCAGGGCCGCGGGCATGAGCTGA
- a CDS encoding peroxiredoxin, which yields MTIQIGDRIPDVPLTIATGEGPKPTTTGDYFGGRRVALFAVPGAYTPTCSAKHLPSYVEKAGDLRSKGVDEIACTSVNDAFVMAAWNKDQGSEDITMIADGNGQLADALGLTMDGSKFGMGNVRSQRYSMIVNDGVVEQLNVEAPGEYRASSAETLLEQL from the coding sequence ATGACTATCCAGATCGGCGACCGCATTCCCGACGTACCGCTGACCATCGCCACCGGCGAAGGCCCCAAGCCGACCACCACCGGCGACTATTTCGGCGGCCGCCGCGTCGCGCTGTTCGCGGTGCCCGGCGCCTACACCCCGACCTGTTCGGCCAAGCACCTTCCCTCCTATGTCGAGAAGGCCGGCGATCTGCGCTCCAAGGGCGTCGACGAGATCGCCTGCACCAGCGTCAACGACGCCTTCGTCATGGCCGCGTGGAACAAGGACCAGGGCAGCGAGGACATCACCATGATCGCCGACGGTAACGGCCAGCTCGCCGACGCGCTCGGCCTGACCATGGACGGGTCGAAGTTCGGCATGGGTAATGTCCGGTCGCAGCGTTACTCGATGATCGTCAATGACGGCGTGGTCGAGCAGTTGAACGTCGAGGCGCCAGGCGAATATCGCGCATCGAGCGCAGAGACCCTGCTCGAGCAGCTTTAA
- a CDS encoding YqgE/AlgH family protein, protein MGDAPFLSGKLLLAMPGMSDPRFERSVTALCVHDENGAVGIGISHKRAGVRLRSLLKQLELDPGEAPDAPIHHGGPVEPGRGFVLHSDDWGGEDTLQVTGEGGKLWAMTGTIDVLRAIAEGRGPARWLVALGYAGWGPGQLDDEMTRHGWFASEGTAAILFDTPTDERWAAAFKLEGIDPRLLASETGAA, encoded by the coding sequence ATGGGGGACGCGCCGTTTCTTTCCGGAAAACTGTTGCTCGCCATGCCGGGCATGTCCGATCCCCGTTTCGAGCGAAGCGTCACCGCGCTGTGCGTCCATGACGAAAATGGCGCGGTGGGCATCGGAATCAGCCACAAGCGCGCCGGGGTGAGGCTTCGCAGCCTGCTCAAGCAGCTCGAACTCGATCCGGGCGAGGCGCCCGACGCGCCGATCCACCATGGCGGCCCGGTCGAGCCGGGGCGCGGCTTCGTGCTCCATTCGGACGATTGGGGCGGCGAGGATACGCTGCAGGTCACCGGCGAGGGTGGCAAGCTGTGGGCGATGACCGGCACGATCGACGTGCTTCGCGCCATTGCCGAGGGGCGCGGGCCGGCACGCTGGCTGGTCGCGCTGGGCTATGCCGGCTGGGGACCCGGGCAGCTCGATGACGAGATGACCCGCCACGGCTGGTTTGCGAGCGAGGGGACCGCGGCGATCCTGTTCGATACCCCGACCGACGAGCGCTGGGCCGCGGCCTTCAAGCTCGAGGGGATCGACCCGCGCCTGCTCGCCAGCGAGACCGGCGCGGCCTGA
- a CDS encoding TonB-dependent receptor domain-containing protein encodes MTITTSSLALALGALLAVPAHAQDAAAQATTPVTDAPTTVQTPDCPDENQDGTCDPAATLNNADTSAQTDGEIVVTGSRIRRDEYSTVEPITVITAQEITQSGFNSATDALQSGAVTQGASQITNAYGGFVTDGGTGANTLGLRGLGPARTLILLNGRRLAPGGSRGSVLAADLNVLPTAIVERIEVLKAGASSIYGSDAIAGVVNIITDRKLTGLNIDAQVNVPEIGAGVDRRVAASFGIQIPRLSLVGSVEYRKRDALARNQSEFFRCPIGGFLAGEGTALGSDDFIDPATGQPKCFTLDNGGVTINTLGLPTRQGIGRTSGLPGNFNRFVPAPGQTTGPFPGYLGVGTYDRDSFDPLQEQEPLITGTEILTGYLSGTYDFGYLGNSEIYGEVLATRRKSSSPLYRQLSLDYLRGSPLLPENIRNGLFANPTETSSGQQIAARAFIGYGLTDSSQQVDYVRASGGLRGDFFLSGWRYDLYAGKSWNDATYDIESFLTDRLANSLNVVQNANGSFSCVSQASNRDCVAAPALTAAVIGGNLPAAFRDYIVDNTIGNTKFRETTLAFGVDGPLFQMPGGAVQLALGAEYRKQKINDQPDANSVRGNLFGLTAGTPTVGSDSVREVFGEVFVPIVRDLPFLYRLNVNGSVRYTDYKSYGGDTTYKIAGEWEPFRGLGFRGSYGTSYRAPALAEQFLGATSGFLGSDSDPCSALPAAGDQSPTEQIVARNCASIGLPADFEQRSGITVFRVGGAEAGLEAETSKNWSVGVVARPPIPASIGSLSLALDYFDIKVENGVSDLAGGTILNRCYAAENFDPSAGFCRFVTRDTNNILQVTSSFVNLSESIVKGFEFNGRFSTKIVGPGTLTLNANVTKYTEQSSRLFPEEFLADANGIITQPDWVGNFDAIYATPRVTFRYGLDWVGGDKSRTYNFFAFDNLTGETDPALVQEYRDFAFLEVKDYFLHNASVQFNVADRYEFTVGVRNLFNKAPPRITNFGLTTVGNSPIYSGYDLVGRSFFANVNFKL; translated from the coding sequence TTGACCATCACCACATCCTCATTGGCACTTGCGCTCGGCGCGCTGCTTGCCGTTCCGGCGCACGCACAGGATGCCGCAGCCCAGGCGACCACGCCGGTCACGGATGCTCCGACGACCGTGCAGACCCCGGATTGCCCGGATGAGAACCAGGATGGAACCTGCGATCCCGCGGCGACGCTCAACAACGCCGACACCAGCGCCCAGACCGATGGCGAGATCGTGGTCACCGGCTCGCGCATCCGCCGCGACGAGTACAGCACGGTTGAGCCGATCACGGTCATCACCGCGCAGGAAATCACCCAGTCGGGCTTCAACAGTGCGACCGATGCCCTTCAGAGCGGCGCGGTGACGCAGGGCGCCAGCCAGATCACCAATGCCTACGGCGGCTTCGTCACCGACGGCGGCACCGGCGCCAACACCCTCGGCCTCCGCGGCCTCGGGCCGGCGCGTACCCTGATCCTCCTCAACGGTCGCCGACTGGCGCCCGGCGGAAGCCGCGGTTCGGTTCTCGCGGCCGATCTCAACGTACTTCCCACCGCAATCGTCGAGCGGATCGAAGTGCTCAAGGCGGGTGCCTCGTCGATCTACGGGTCGGACGCGATCGCCGGCGTCGTCAACATCATCACCGACCGCAAGCTTACCGGTCTCAACATCGACGCGCAGGTCAACGTGCCGGAGATCGGCGCGGGCGTCGATCGCCGCGTTGCCGCGAGCTTCGGCATCCAGATCCCTCGCCTCAGCCTCGTTGGCTCGGTGGAGTATCGCAAGCGCGATGCGCTGGCGCGTAACCAGAGCGAGTTCTTCCGCTGCCCGATCGGCGGCTTCCTCGCTGGTGAAGGCACCGCCCTTGGTTCGGACGACTTCATCGATCCGGCGACCGGCCAGCCCAAGTGCTTCACGCTCGACAATGGCGGCGTGACCATCAACACCCTGGGTCTGCCGACCCGCCAGGGCATCGGTCGCACCAGCGGCCTTCCTGGCAACTTCAACCGCTTCGTCCCTGCCCCCGGCCAGACGACCGGCCCGTTCCCGGGCTACCTGGGCGTCGGTACTTACGATCGCGACTCCTTCGATCCGCTGCAGGAGCAAGAGCCGCTCATCACCGGCACCGAAATCCTGACCGGTTATCTCTCGGGCACCTATGACTTCGGTTATCTCGGCAACTCGGAGATCTACGGCGAAGTCCTCGCGACCCGCCGCAAGTCGTCGTCGCCGCTCTATCGTCAGCTTTCGCTCGATTACCTGCGTGGCAGCCCGCTGCTTCCCGAGAACATCCGCAACGGCCTGTTTGCCAACCCGACCGAGACGTCGAGCGGGCAGCAGATCGCCGCGCGTGCCTTCATCGGCTACGGCCTGACCGATTCCAGCCAGCAGGTTGACTATGTTCGTGCCTCCGGCGGCCTTCGTGGCGACTTCTTCCTCAGCGGCTGGCGCTACGATCTGTACGCCGGCAAGTCGTGGAATGACGCGACCTACGACATCGAGTCGTTCCTGACGGATCGCCTCGCCAACTCGCTCAACGTCGTCCAGAACGCGAACGGCAGCTTCAGCTGCGTTTCTCAGGCTTCCAACCGCGACTGCGTTGCTGCTCCGGCTCTCACCGCCGCGGTGATCGGTGGCAACCTGCCGGCTGCCTTCCGCGACTACATCGTCGACAATACCATCGGGAACACGAAGTTTCGTGAAACCACGCTGGCGTTCGGCGTCGATGGTCCGCTGTTCCAGATGCCCGGCGGTGCCGTTCAGCTCGCGCTTGGTGCCGAGTATCGCAAGCAGAAGATCAACGACCAGCCCGACGCGAATTCGGTCCGCGGCAATCTGTTTGGCCTGACCGCCGGCACCCCGACGGTCGGTTCGGACAGCGTCCGCGAAGTATTCGGCGAAGTGTTCGTCCCGATCGTCCGCGACCTGCCGTTCCTGTATCGCCTGAACGTCAACGGTTCGGTGCGCTACACGGACTACAAGTCCTACGGCGGCGACACGACCTACAAGATCGCGGGTGAGTGGGAGCCGTTCCGCGGCCTCGGCTTCCGCGGCAGCTACGGCACTTCCTATCGCGCTCCGGCCCTGGCCGAGCAGTTCCTGGGAGCCACCAGCGGCTTCCTGGGCAGCGACAGCGATCCGTGCAGCGCCCTTCCTGCTGCTGGCGACCAGTCGCCGACGGAGCAGATCGTCGCCCGTAACTGCGCCTCGATCGGCCTCCCGGCCGACTTCGAACAGCGCAGCGGAATCACCGTCTTCCGGGTCGGTGGCGCCGAAGCTGGCCTTGAAGCGGAAACCTCCAAGAACTGGTCGGTCGGCGTTGTTGCCCGGCCTCCCATCCCTGCTTCGATCGGCTCGCTTTCGTTGGCGCTCGATTATTTCGATATCAAGGTCGAGAACGGCGTCTCGGATCTTGCTGGCGGAACCATTCTCAACCGCTGCTATGCAGCTGAGAACTTCGATCCGAGCGCGGGCTTCTGCCGCTTCGTGACCCGCGATACGAACAACATCCTGCAGGTCACCAGCAGCTTCGTGAACCTCTCGGAAAGCATCGTTAAGGGCTTTGAATTCAACGGGCGCTTCTCGACCAAGATTGTCGGGCCGGGCACGCTGACGCTCAATGCCAATGTCACCAAGTACACCGAGCAGTCGAGCCGCCTGTTCCCGGAGGAGTTCCTGGCTGATGCCAACGGCATCATCACCCAGCCGGACTGGGTCGGCAACTTCGACGCGATCTACGCCACGCCGCGGGTGACTTTCCGCTACGGCCTGGATTGGGTCGGCGGTGACAAGAGCCGGACCTACAACTTCTTTGCCTTCGACAACCTGACGGGCGAGACTGATCCGGCTCTGGTCCAGGAGTATCGTGACTTCGCGTTCCTGGAAGTGAAGGATTACTTCCTCCACAATGCGTCGGTTCAGTTCAACGTCGCCGACCGTTACGAATTCACGGTCGGTGTCCGTAACCTGTTCAACAAGGCGCCGCCGCGGATCACCAACTTCGGTCTCACGACGGTTGGCAACTCGCCGATCTACAGTGGTTATGACCTGGTCGGTCGTTCGTTCTTCGCGAACGTCAACTTCAAGCTCTGA
- the ahcY gene encoding adenosylhomocysteinase has translation MSPENPNVPTDTLSRDFLVKDISLADFGRKEIEIAETEMPGLMALRSEFGASKPLAGARITGSLHMTIQTAVLIETLTALGATVRWASCNIYSTQDHAAAAIAATGVPVFAVKGETLEEYWDYVVRIFDWGQDETCNLILDDGGDATMFALWGARVEAGETLFDPTNEEEEVFVATLNRFLKERPGYLTKTVETIKGVSEETTTGVHRLYELSKQGKLPFPAINVNDSVTKSKFDNLYGCKESLVDAIRRGTDVMLAGKVAVVAGFGDVGKGSAASLRNGGARVLVTEVDPICALQAAMEGYEVVTMEEAAPRADIFVTATGNMDVITLDHMRAMKNMAIVCNIGHFDSEIQIAALNNMQWTEIKPQVDEVKFPDGKKLIILSKGRLVNLGNATGHPSFVMSASFTNQTLAQIELWTKAEQYGKDVYVLPKHLDEKVAALHLDKLGVKLTTLSDKQASYIGVKQQGPFKPEHYRY, from the coding sequence ATGTCTCCGGAGAATCCCAACGTGCCGACCGACACCCTTTCCCGCGACTTCCTCGTCAAGGACATCTCCCTCGCCGATTTCGGCCGCAAGGAGATCGAGATCGCCGAGACCGAAATGCCGGGCCTGATGGCGCTCCGCTCCGAATTCGGTGCGTCGAAGCCGCTGGCCGGCGCGCGGATCACCGGGTCGCTCCACATGACCATTCAGACCGCCGTGCTGATCGAGACCCTGACCGCGCTCGGCGCCACTGTCCGCTGGGCGAGCTGCAACATCTATTCGACCCAGGACCATGCCGCCGCCGCGATCGCCGCGACCGGCGTTCCGGTGTTCGCCGTGAAGGGCGAGACGCTCGAGGAATATTGGGACTATGTCGTCCGCATCTTCGACTGGGGCCAGGACGAGACCTGCAACCTGATCCTCGATGATGGCGGCGATGCCACCATGTTCGCGCTGTGGGGCGCCCGCGTCGAGGCCGGCGAGACCCTGTTCGACCCGACCAACGAGGAAGAAGAAGTCTTCGTCGCAACGCTGAACCGCTTCCTCAAGGAGCGTCCGGGCTACCTCACCAAGACCGTTGAGACGATCAAGGGCGTGTCGGAGGAGACCACCACCGGCGTGCACCGGCTGTACGAGCTCTCCAAGCAGGGCAAGCTCCCCTTCCCCGCTATCAACGTCAACGACAGCGTCACCAAGTCGAAGTTCGACAATCTCTATGGCTGCAAGGAAAGCCTGGTCGACGCGATCCGTCGCGGGACCGACGTCATGCTCGCCGGCAAGGTCGCCGTGGTCGCTGGCTTCGGTGATGTCGGCAAGGGTTCGGCCGCCTCGCTCCGCAACGGCGGCGCGCGCGTGCTGGTGACCGAGGTCGATCCGATCTGCGCGCTGCAGGCCGCGATGGAAGGCTATGAGGTCGTGACGATGGAAGAAGCCGCTCCGCGCGCCGACATCTTCGTCACCGCCACCGGCAACATGGACGTCATCACACTCGACCACATGCGGGCGATGAAGAACATGGCGATCGTCTGCAACATCGGCCACTTCGACAGCGAGATCCAGATCGCTGCCCTCAACAATATGCAGTGGACCGAGATCAAGCCGCAGGTCGACGAGGTCAAGTTCCCCGACGGCAAGAAGCTGATCATCCTGTCCAAGGGCCGCTTGGTGAACCTCGGCAACGCCACTGGCCACCCGAGCTTCGTAATGAGCGCGAGCTTCACCAACCAGACGCTGGCGCAGATCGAGCTTTGGACCAAGGCCGAGCAATATGGAAAGGACGTCTATGTCCTTCCCAAGCACCTCGACGAGAAGGTCGCCGCGCTGCATCTCGACAAGCTGGGCGTGAAGCTGACGACACTTTCCGACAAGCAGGCAAGCTATATCGGGGTCAAGCAGCAGGGTCCGTTCAAGCCGGAACACTATCGGTACTGA